A stretch of Fundicoccus culcitae DNA encodes these proteins:
- a CDS encoding xanthine phosphoribosyltransferase, which yields MKLLEEKIQTSGKVIEPDILKVDSFINHMLDPELIMAMGEDFYQHFKDKPITKILTLEVSGIAIAFAAGHYFKVPVLFAKKIESLTLGDDVYSTQVISYTKQKEYTVKINRSFLTADDHVLIIDDFLAKGEALKGLLELCRQAGASVEGIGIAIEKVFQGGGDRHRQQGYDVYSQAMIERFENGRVVFSPPQ from the coding sequence ATGAAGTTACTAGAAGAAAAAATTCAAACGAGTGGGAAAGTCATCGAGCCCGATATTCTAAAAGTGGATTCTTTTATCAATCATATGCTAGACCCCGAATTGATCATGGCGATGGGGGAAGATTTCTATCAGCATTTCAAAGACAAGCCCATAACCAAAATTTTGACTTTAGAAGTTTCAGGGATTGCGATCGCTTTTGCGGCGGGGCATTATTTCAAGGTTCCCGTTTTGTTTGCTAAGAAGATTGAATCATTAACCCTAGGCGATGATGTCTACAGCACACAAGTTATTTCCTATACAAAACAGAAGGAGTATACCGTTAAAATTAACCGTTCATTTTTAACAGCCGATGACCATGTCTTGATTATTGACGATTTCTTAGCTAAAGGCGAAGCGCTAAAAGGCTTGTTGGAACTCTGTCGACAAGCTGGTGCAAGCGTTGAAGGCATTGGCATCGCCATTGAAAAAGTTTTTCAAGGCGGCGGCGACCGCCATCGCCAACAAGGCTACGACGTCTATAGTCAAGCTATGATTGAACGCTTTGAAAACGGCCGAGTTGTTTTTTCACCCCCCCAATAA
- a CDS encoding GNAT family N-acetyltransferase, protein MAFIIRKPLPADAEALAKVHVSSWQTSYQGIVPNHFLQSLSVEDRQKRFTEIIANANHFFVLTDNNQIVGFVGGGEQRHPAYANYPGEIYSIYLYQESQGHGGGRLLFEAMQQSLLEAQLNPMTVVVLSKNVSAIAFYEQMGGKPVGKDTINIGGDDFEEIIYGWELH, encoded by the coding sequence ATGGCATTTATCATTCGAAAACCCTTGCCCGCAGATGCTGAAGCTTTAGCCAAGGTGCATGTGAGTAGTTGGCAGACGAGCTATCAGGGAATCGTACCAAACCATTTTTTACAATCACTGTCGGTTGAAGATAGACAAAAAAGATTTACCGAAATTATCGCAAACGCTAACCATTTTTTCGTTTTAACTGACAACAATCAAATTGTTGGTTTTGTTGGAGGTGGCGAACAACGTCATCCTGCATACGCCAACTACCCAGGTGAAATCTACTCCATCTACTTATACCAAGAAAGCCAAGGTCATGGTGGCGGGCGACTATTGTTTGAAGCCATGCAACAAAGCTTATTAGAAGCACAACTCAACCCAATGACGGTGGTCGTTTTAAGTAAAAACGTGTCTGCTATTGCTTTTTATGAGCAAATGGGCGGAAAACCTGTTGGGAAGGATACAATTAATATTGGTGGGGATGATTTTGAGGAAATTATTTATGGTTGGGAGTTACACTAA